In a genomic window of Mageeibacillus indolicus UPII9-5:
- a CDS encoding DUF6382 domain-containing protein, producing the protein MAELKPTRLINFNYVLTAGESFSDFQNEALSSMNWHGLLLPTCQIEPEHMSLVCRISNKISLSELGRTEKLDIGFMVTLINHCGELWAAVDNSQLVADNILFDPDSIFFPPDKLDACEAGFIYLPVWQEQNDNSHACALATGGRLGLVELFLQQNQQLNENQKIELINAAAESMAGLVECVNKLSYTATAPSDLATPQPYFNDVAKTYTAAPSNQAASPPLNGNTIIPAYIKAGQASTKGRFDAFSDHNYAENTGTNIRNRNSNRYLALLIQAVYLVVCLTLPFWLPDSHRKPSFIAISIEWLVLLCLDLKLFVFSRRGLFKRKPINRKTSTSFNTDRAANAPEIRQPPPTANFLQFSAMPSDKEETVKAVDNSLLFSETIIDKQAAVPNNPAFISRSIPGSSNERRSDRIYILRNNFVLGTDPIKADCLLPNHGHRPRSVARIKNNAGTYYIEPLVRDSVSLNGKKLKPYTDCPLPNTATIRLNNTAYYFCCNS; encoded by the coding sequence ATGGCTGAACTGAAGCCAACCAGACTAATCAATTTTAATTATGTTTTGACGGCAGGAGAAAGCTTCAGCGACTTTCAAAATGAAGCTCTTAGTTCCATGAACTGGCACGGACTTCTCCTGCCTACCTGCCAAATAGAACCCGAACACATGAGTTTAGTCTGCCGAATAAGTAATAAAATAAGCTTAAGCGAGCTTGGTAGAACTGAAAAACTTGACATCGGGTTTATGGTCACCCTGATAAATCATTGCGGTGAGTTATGGGCAGCCGTGGATAACAGTCAATTGGTGGCCGACAACATACTGTTTGATCCGGACTCAATATTTTTCCCGCCGGATAAACTTGATGCTTGCGAAGCCGGCTTTATCTACTTGCCGGTATGGCAAGAACAAAACGATAATAGCCACGCCTGCGCTTTAGCCACAGGCGGTCGGCTAGGTTTGGTTGAATTGTTCTTGCAGCAAAACCAGCAGCTGAACGAGAATCAAAAAATTGAACTAATCAACGCCGCAGCTGAAAGTATGGCCGGCTTAGTCGAGTGTGTAAATAAATTGTCCTATACTGCCACCGCTCCATCGGACTTGGCTACACCTCAACCTTATTTCAACGATGTCGCCAAGACTTATACAGCCGCTCCGTCAAACCAAGCTGCGTCCCCACCTCTAAACGGAAATACTATTATACCTGCCTATATAAAAGCAGGGCAAGCTTCAACTAAAGGTAGGTTTGACGCTTTCAGCGACCACAATTATGCAGAAAATACCGGCACAAATATTCGGAACAGAAACAGCAATCGCTACTTGGCTTTACTTATTCAAGCAGTTTATTTAGTGGTATGCCTCACCTTGCCGTTTTGGTTACCTGATTCTCACCGCAAACCCTCATTTATCGCGATAAGCATTGAATGGTTAGTGCTACTATGCCTAGATTTAAAACTGTTTGTATTCAGCCGCCGTGGACTTTTTAAAAGAAAGCCTATAAATCGAAAAACTTCGACCTCGTTCAATACCGACCGAGCAGCTAATGCACCCGAGATCCGCCAGCCTCCGCCGACCGCCAACTTTTTGCAGTTCTCTGCCATGCCTTCGGATAAAGAAGAAACAGTTAAAGCCGTGGATAATTCGTTGCTCTTCTCAGAGACCATAATCGATAAACAAGCTGCCGTACCGAACAACCCTGCTTTCATCTCACGCTCCATACCTGGGAGTTCAAATGAACGCCGTAGCGACAGAATATACATTCTAAGGAATAACTTTGTTTTGGGCACAGACCCGATAAAAGCCGACTGCCTCCTGCCTAACCACGGCCATCGCCCCCGTTCCGTGGCGCGTATAAAGAATAATGCCGGAACATACTATATAGAACCACTAGTTCGTGACAGTGTATCCCTGAATGGGAAAAAACTAAAACCCTATACCGACTGTCCCTTGCCGAATACCGCAACCATAAGACTTAACAACACAGCTTACTATTTTTGCTGTAACAGCTAG
- the upp gene encoding uracil phosphoribosyltransferase: MNKVFVFDHPLIQHKISLMRDKNTSTKEFRELVSEVAMLMAYEVTRDLPLKEVKVETPIGMATTKVLAGKKMALVPILRAGLGMVEGMLQLVPSAKVGHIGLYRDPATLQPVEYYFKMPEDITERDVILLDPMLATGGSASAALSFLKQRGITNIRFVCLIAAPEGVERLHKEHPDIPIFCAALDKGLNDHAYIIPGLGDAGDRLFGTK; the protein is encoded by the coding sequence ATGAATAAGGTTTTTGTTTTTGATCATCCGCTGATTCAACATAAGATATCACTTATGCGTGATAAGAATACTTCAACCAAAGAATTCAGAGAGTTGGTTTCGGAAGTGGCAATGCTAATGGCCTACGAGGTCACCCGTGACTTGCCGTTGAAAGAAGTTAAGGTGGAAACACCGATTGGGATGGCTACTACCAAGGTTCTTGCCGGTAAAAAAATGGCTTTGGTGCCGATTTTACGTGCCGGTTTAGGCATGGTAGAGGGTATGCTTCAGTTAGTGCCGAGCGCAAAGGTAGGGCACATTGGTTTGTATCGAGATCCGGCAACTTTGCAGCCGGTAGAATATTACTTCAAAATGCCGGAAGACATTACTGAGCGTGATGTCATTCTTTTGGATCCAATGCTGGCGACGGGTGGCTCGGCTTCAGCTGCGCTCAGTTTTCTTAAGCAACGTGGGATCACCAACATCCGTTTTGTATGCTTGATTGCTGCTCCGGAAGGTGTAGAGCGTTTGCATAAAGAACATCCGGATATACCCATATTCTGTGCGGCACTTGATAAAGGGCTTAACGATCATGCTTATATTATACCGGGCTTAGGTGATGCCGGCGATCGTTTGTTCGGAACAAAATAG
- a CDS encoding Flp1 family type IVb pilin, translating to MPDKNLSPISSPQAKPLPSLPNRLTNENAKAKQGLSNTVTTTAKSSHIKAEYSRNAGKNLPLRLRITLPPYLKKKLFLCREGITCMAENKDGAATLEVVIIIAVLMAIALIFNTQLRQFAQNLFHKVFDDQSILSQIGNIGG from the coding sequence ATGCCGGATAAAAATTTATCACCAATATCCTCACCCCAAGCCAAACCACTGCCTAGCCTTCCGAATCGACTTACGAATGAGAATGCCAAAGCCAAACAAGGACTATCGAACACAGTCACGACCACAGCCAAAAGCAGCCACATCAAAGCAGAATATTCGCGCAATGCCGGGAAAAATCTGCCGCTGAGATTGCGAATAACTCTCCCCCCTTACCTAAAGAAAAAACTATTCTTATGCCGAGAAGGGATTACATGCATGGCCGAAAACAAAGACGGCGCGGCGACACTTGAAGTGGTAATTATTATTGCCGTACTTATGGCGATAGCTCTAATTTTCAACACCCAACTGCGCCAATTCGCGCAAAACCTGTTTCACAAAGTATTTGACGATCAAAGCATTCTGAGTCAAATCGGCAATATCGGAGGGTAA